GATATTTCATATTTTAAAGGCTCCTTGCCAGAACTTTAACTTCGCCCGAAAAGGTTTTTTCTTCTATGGGGAAATTTTCTCCGTGTTCGGCCAAACTTTCCAGATACAATTCAATCGCTTCCTTGATGTTCATTTCGGCTTCTTCCAAAGTGTCTCCTTGCGAGTGGCAGCCAGGCAGAAATGGCGCGAAAGCCACATAGCCGCCCTCCGGGTCGGTTTGGTAAAAAACCGTGTAAGACAATGTTTTTTTATTCGCGTTTTTCATAACCAAACTAATCTTAGCAATATTTGGCAAGAGAGGCAAGAATCTAAATCAAAACGCAAATATCAAAAATAAAAATGACAATTTAAAATGGAAAAAACTTTCTTAAATTATTTTTTAAATTTTTCTTTGTCGTTTTGCATTTTGCATTTTAAAATTATTGGATGACTGACTCCGAACCCGCCTCCACTGAACTGGAT
The sequence above is drawn from the Candidatus Paceibacter sp. genome and encodes:
- a CDS encoding type II toxin-antitoxin system HicB family antitoxin; the protein is MKNANKKTLSYTVFYQTDPEGGYVAFAPFLPGCHSQGDTLEEAEMNIKEAIELYLESLAEHGENFPIEEKTFSGEVKVLARSL